Proteins co-encoded in one Corylus avellana chromosome ca9, CavTom2PMs-1.0 genomic window:
- the LOC132161588 gene encoding organelle RRM domain-containing protein 2, mitochondrial — protein MAFVSNIRRILGGSSSASSILQSQLVSIRCNTTLTSPKLFISGLSRLTTDEKLKEAFSPFGQIVDAKIVTDRATGRSKGFGFVTYASIEEADKAREGMYAKMLDGWVIFVDPAKPRETRPPPQQQQEPSETGFRTNKTIGWCG, from the exons ATGGCCTTCGTCTCTAACATTCGACGCATTCTTGGCGGTTCTTCCTCTGCGTCCTCGATTCTTCAATCGCAGCTCGTTTCAATTCGCTGCAACACAACTCTCACTTCCCCAAAGCTCTTTATCAGCG GTCTTTCCCGATTAACAACAGATGAAAAGCTTAAAGAGGCATTTTCTCCTTTTGGCCAGATTGTTGATG CAAAGATCGTAACTGATAGAGCCACTGGAAGATCAAAGGGGTTTGGGTTCGTTACATATGCATCCATAGAAGAAGCTGATAAGGCTAGAGAAGGAATGTATGCCAAGATGTTGGATGGATGGGTTATTTTTGTCGACCCTGCCAAACCGAGGGAGACTAGACCTCCACCTCAACAACAGCAAGAGCCTTCTGAAACAGGTTTCAGAACAAACAAGACCATTGGATGGTGTGGATAA
- the LOC132192313 gene encoding actin-depolymerizing factor 1, which yields MANAASGMAVHDECKLKFLELKAKRTHRFIVFKIEEKQKQVIVEKVGEPAQSYEDFTASLPADECRYAVYDFDFVTAENCQKSRIFFIAWSPDTARVRSKMIYASSKDRFKRELDGIQIELQATDPTEMGLDVIKSRAT from the exons atg GCCAACGCAGCTTCTGGTATGGCTGTGCATGATGAATGCAAGTTGAAGTTTTTGGAGCTTAAGGCAAAAAGGACGCATCGGTTCATAGTTTTCAAGATTGAGGAGAAGCAAAAGCAAGTTATTGTGGAGAAGGTTGGTGAGCCAGCCCAAAGTTACGAGGATTTCACTGCAAGCCTTCCTGCTGATGAGTGTCGTTATGCTGtctatgattttgattttgtcaCCGCAGAGAATTGCCAAAAGAGCAGGATTTTCTTCATTGCTTG GTCTCCTGATACAGCAAGAGTTAGAAGCAAGATGATTTATGCAAGCTCCAAAGATAGATTCAAGAGAGAGCTTGATGGAATTCAGATCGAGTTGCAAGCAACCGATCCAACTGAGATGGGTCTCGATGTCATTAAGAGCCGCGCCACCTGA
- the LOC132191664 gene encoding uncharacterized protein LOC132191664, producing MGEGEVCLAVLSDGVTEDENLSRTELKRDHQYLLDDAEPDSFPNKKQAKEVSNEDVRSEVSNPNISPKENTSTVQEFTSQAAKLGNSNQVECGEVTSTCSGSSRADETLSDGDRSGNDTSRVDDNASGAVETSLIVREIPKHANSSGIRKITFKFSKRKEDYDNQTYASVVRPERESSAMFGSDREMLESKYRNEYPESSKFCSRAPNMEFEISKKVVPTNVKKLLGTGILDGAQVKYISTSGQVELHGIINGGGYLCACSSCNFSRVLSAYEFEQHAGVKTRHPNNHIYLENGRPIYSIIQELKTSPLSILDQVIKNLAGSSVSEEALEVWKESLQQSNGKVETKKNYNTKLPPLLHSHVSQAFEESVSPASRSFVQNNYVELQMYMKEASEERKCGMKKPNSYLSVQKKNADGGTRRRDNDLHRLLFMPKGLPDGAELAYYVKGQKMLGGYKQGNGIVCGCCNREISPSQFEAHAGMAARRQPYRHIYTSNGLTLHDIAISLASGQNLTTGDSDDMCAMCGGGGDLILCNRCPRSFHAACLDLECIPEGDWQCSNCIERVGPGRKTAAGESLGLGRPIVIRLTRVVKAPECEYGGCVVCRAHDFSSAKFDERTVMLCDQCEREFHVGCLRDSGLCDLKELPKDKWFCCDDCNRIHVALQNSVICGAETIPVSLSDIIVKKHVVKGLFIDGAANDVQWRIMSGKSRYPEHLPLLSRATSIFRECFDPIVATSGRDLIPVMVYGRNISGQEFGGMYCVVLIVKSVVVSAGLLRIFGREVAELPLVATSREHQGKGYFQALFICIERLLSSMDVQNLVLPAAEEAESIWTKKFGFRKMSEERLSKYMREVQLTIFKGTAMLEKAVH from the exons ATGGGAGAAGGTGAAGTATGTTTGGCTGTGTTGTCAGATGGAGTCACGGAAGACGAGAACCTTTCAAGAACTGAATTGAAGCGCGACCATCAATATCTTCTGGACGATGCTGAACCAGACTCGTTTCCGAACAAGAAGCAAGCAAAGGAAGTATCAAACGAGGACGTTCGCTCTGAAGTCTCGAATCCCAATATTTCTCCGAAAGAAAATACATCCACTGTTCAAGAGTTTACCAGCCAAGCAGCTAAACTTGGGAACAGTAACCAGGTGGAGTGTGGTGAAGTCACTTCCACGTGCTCAGGGAGTTCGAGGGCGGACGAGACCTTAAGTGATGGAGACCGTAGTGGAAATGATACTTCTCGAGTTGATGACAATGCTTCTGGTGCTGTAGAGACGTCTCTAATTGTACGGGAAATTCCCAAGCATGCTAATTCCTCTGGAATCAGGAAAATTACGTTTAAGTTCAGCAAAAGAAAGGAGGACTATGATAACCAGACTTATGCCTCCGTAGTTCGGCCTGAGAGAGAGTCTTCTGCAATGTTTGGTTCTGATAGGGAGATGCTAGAAAGCAAATATCGGAATGAGTATCCTGAATCCAGCAAGTTCTGTTCACGTGCTCCTAATATGGAATTTGAAATCTCGAAGAAGGTTGTTCCTACGAATGTCAAGAAGCTGCTAGGAACTGGTATTCTTGATGGAGCTCAAGTGAAGTATATTTCTACCTCAGGGCAG GTTGAGCTACATGGAATTATAAATGGTGGTGGATATTTGTGTGCTTGCTCTTCTTGCAATTTTTCAAGG GTTCTGAGTGCCTATGAGTTTGAGCAGCATGCTGGTGTCAAGACCAGACATCCAAATAATCATATATACTTGGAGAATGGGAGGCCAATTTATAGTATTATACAAGAACTGAAGACTTCTCCACTCAGCATACTGGATCAAGTGATAAAGAATTTGGCCGGTTCATCTGTCAGTGAGGAGGCCCTCGAGGTTTGGAAAG AAAGTCTTCAACAGAGCAATGGAAAGgtagaaacaaagaaaaattataacacCAAGCTTCCTCCGCTTCTTCATTCGCATGTAAG TCAAGCTTTTGAAGAAAGTGTTAGCCCTGCTTCACGTTCCTTTGTGCAGAACAACTACGTTGAACTGCAAATGTATATGAAAGAGGCATCGGAAGAACGAAAATGTGGAATGAAAAA ACCAAACTCCTATCTTTCtgtacaaaagaaaaatgctgATGGTGGCACTAGGAGAAG GGATAATGATCTGCACCGGTTGCTTTTCATGCCAAAAGGACTCCCAGATGGGGCTGAATTGGCTTACTATGTCAAAGGACAG AAAATGCTAGGTGGCTACAAGCAGGGAAATGGTATTGTCTGTGGTTGTTGTAACAGAGAG ATTAGCCCTTCACAGTTTGAAGCGCATGCTGGAATGGCTGCCAGGCGTCAACC CTATCGCCACATCTATACTTCTAATGGACTGACGCTTCACGATATAGCTATTTCATTGGCAAGTGGACAAAATCTTACCACAGGTGACAGTGATGATATGTGTGCAATGTGTGGAGGTGGAGGGGATTTGATTCTTTGTAATAGATGCCCCCGGTCTTTTCATGCAG CTTGCTTGGATTTAGAGTGTATCCCTGAAGGTGATTGGCAATGTTCAAATTGTATAGAGAGGGTTGGCCCTGGCAGAAAAACTGCTGCCGGAGAATCTTTAGGTCTTGGGAGACCAATTGTTATAAGGTTGACTCGAGTTGTTAAAGCACCAGAATGTGAATATGGTGGTTGTGTTGTTTGCAG GGCTCATGACTTCAGTTCTGCTAAGTTCGATGAGCGAACGGTTATGCTCTGTGATCAA tgtgAGAGGGAGTTCCATGTTGGATGTTTGCGAGACAGCGGGCTATGCGATTTAAAA GAACTCCCCAAGGATAAGTGGTTCTGCTGTGATGACTGCAATAGGATCCATGTGGCTCTACAGAATTCAGTCATCTGTGGAGCAGAGACGATTCCTGTTTCATTGTCCGACATAATAGTCAAGAAGCATGTAGTGAAAGGACTATTTATTGATGGAGCTGCAAATGATGTTCAGTGGCGAATTATGAGTGGCAAAAGTCGCTATCCAGAGCATCTACCCTTGCTTTCAAGGGCTACTTCAATCTTTCGA GAGTGCTTTGATCCTATTGTTGCAACATCTGGTCGTGATCTAATTCCTGTTATGGTCTATGG GAGAAATATATCTGGGCAAGAGTTTGGAGGCATGTATTGTGTAGTTTTAATTGTGAA GTCTGTTGTTGTATCGGCTGGTCTTCTCAGAATCTTTGGCCGGGAGGTTGCTGAGCTTCCTCTGGTAGCTACCAGTAGAGAACATCAAGGAAAA ggTTATTTCCAAGCATTATTCATATGTATAGAGAGGTTGTTGTCTTCCATGGACGTGCAAAACCTGGTGCTCCCTGCGGCTGAGGAAGCTGAGTCAATTTGGACAAAGAAATTTGGCTTCAGGAAGATGAGTGAGGAGAGA TTGTCGAAGTATATGAGGGAGGTCCAGCTGACAATTTTCAAGGGAACAGCAATGCTAGAGAAGGCGGTGCATTGA
- the LOC132162064 gene encoding pentatricopeptide repeat-containing protein At3g53700, chloroplastic, producing the protein MAFSSCLKCYPYSLPHTINHQHHHHPLPHSFSHKPTSNIFKSCASTQRHEQLTAASPLSKSTPTNQLLPDFTANQLLDTLRRQNDESSALRIFEWASKQPNFAPNSSIYEEVLRKLGKVGSFESMRSVLEEMKLAGCEISTGTFLIFVESYAEFELYDEVLGVVETMQDEFGLKPNTHFCNFLLNVLVDGNKLKLVEDLHSSMVSRGIKPDVSTFNILIKALCKAHQIRPAILMMEEMPSYGLSPDEKTFTTLMQGYIEEGNMSGALRIREQMVESGCPCTSVTVNVLINGFCKEGRIEEALSFIQEMSNQGFNPDQFTFNTLVNGLCRAGHVKHALEVMDLMLEEGFDPDIFTYNSLISGLCKLGEAEEAVEVLNQMISRDCSPNTVTYNTLISTLCKENKIEEATELARVLTSKGILPDVCTFNSLIQGLCLTSNHRIAMELFEEMKNKGCKPDEFTYSILIDSLCSRRKLEKALSLLKEMESSGCARNVVVYNTLIAGFCKNKRIEDAEEIFDQMELLGVSRNSVTYNSLIDGLCKSRRVEEAAQLMDQMIMEGLKPDKFTYNSLLTHFCRAGDIKKAADIVQSMTSNGCEPDIVTYGTLIGGLCRAGRIEVANRLLRTVQMKGMVLTPQAYNPVLQALFKRKRTKEGMMLFREMMEKADPPDALSYKIVCRGLCNGGGPIGEAVDFTVEMMERGFVPEFSSFVFLAEGLCALSMEDTLIKLVDMVMEKAGSSDSEVSMIRGFLRIRKFQDALATLGNILDRQQPRKAYRLR; encoded by the coding sequence ATGGCTTTCTCCTCCTGTCTGAAATGCTATCCTTACTCTCTCCCGCATACCATAAACCAccaacaccaccaccacccacTGCCTCACTCTTTTTCTCACAAACCCACCTCCAATATCTTCAAATCCTGCGCCTCCACGCAACGCCATGAGCAGCTCACAGCCGCATCTCCACTCTCCAAATCAACTCCAACAAATCAGCTCCTTCCAGACTTCACCGCAAACCAACTCCTCGACACGCTTCGTCGCCAGAACGACGAGTCTTCAGCACTTCGCATATTCGAATGGGCCTCAAAGCAACCCAATTTCGCACCCAATTCGTCGATATACGAAGAAGTTCTTCGCAAGCTTGGAAAGGTGGGGTCTTTTGAATCGATGAGGAGTGTCTTGGAAGAGATGAAGCTCGCGGGCTGTGAGATTAGTACAGGTactttcttgatttttgttgaGAGCTACGCCGAGTTTGAATTATATGATGAAGTTCTTGGTGTTGTGGAAACGATGCAAGATGAATTTGGCTTGAAACCCAACAcgcatttttgtaatttcttgTTGAATGTTCTTGTTGATGGTAACAAGCTTAAACTTGTTGAAGACCTGCATTCAAGTATGGTGAGTAGAGGAATTAAGCCGGACGTTTCGACATTTAATATATTGATAAAGGCTCTCTGTAAAGCCCATCAAATTAGGCCGGCCATTTTGATGATGGAAGAGATGCCAAGCTATGGTTTGTCGCCCGATGAGAAAACTTTCACTACGCTAATGCAAGGGTATATTGAGGAAGGTAATATGAGTGGTGCATTGAGAATTAGAGAACAGATGGTAGAATCTGGGTGCCCATGTACTAGTGTGACGgttaatgttttaattaatgGGTTTTGTAAAGAGGGTAGGATAGAAGAAGCATTGAGTTTTATACAGGAGATGTCCAATCAGGGCTTCAATCCTGATCAGTTTACGTTCAATACATTGGTTAACGGTTTGTGCAGGGCGGGGCATGTCAAGCATGCTTTAGAGGTTATGGATTTAATGCTCGAGGAGGGGTTCGATCCAGATATATTTACATATAACTCTTTGATTTCTGGGTTGTGTAAATTGGGTGAAGCTGAAGAGGCAGTGGAAGTTCTCAATCAGATGATTTCAAGGGATTGTTCCCCTAACACTGTCACTTACAACACTCTAATTAGCACCTTGTGTAAGGAGAACAAAATTGAAGAGGCCACTGAACTTGCTCGTGTTCTCACAAGCAAGGGAATTTTACCTGATGTGTGTACGTTTAACTCTCTTATACAAGGTCTCTGCTTGACCAGTAATCATAGAATTGCCATGGAGCTGtttgaggagatgaagaacaAAGGATGTAAACCTGATGAGTTTACTTACAGTATTTTGATTGACAGCCTTTGTTCTAGAAGGAAACTTGAGAAAGCTTTGAGCCTGCTGAAAGAAATGGAGTCGAGTGGCTGTGCACGGAATGTAGTTGTATACAATACTTTGATAGCTGGGTTTTGCAAAAACAAGAGAATTGAGGACGCAGAGGAGATTTTTGACCAGAtggaactcctaggggtttcAAGAAATTCGGTGACCTACAATAGCCTTATTGATGGTCTTTGTAAGAGCAGGAGGGTGGAAGAGGCTGCTCAGCTTATGGACCAGATGATAATGGAAGGACTGAAGCCTGACAAGTTCACGTACAATTCCCTGCTCACACACTTCTGCAGGGCAGGGGATATAAAAAAGGCAGCAGATATAGTTCAAAGTATGACTTCAAATGGGTGTGAACCAGACATTGTCACCTATGGGACTCTTATTGGGGGCCTTTGTAGGGCTGGTAGAATTGAGGTTGCAAATAGGCTCCTCAGAACTGTTCAGATGAAAGGAATGGTCCTGACTCCTCAGGCTTATAATCCTGTACTTCAAGCACTATTTAAGCGAAAGAGAACAAAAGAAGGCATGATGCTTTTTAGAGAAATGATGGAGAAGGCTGATCCTCCAGATGCTTTATCGTATAAAATTGTTTGTCGTGGGCTTTGCAATGGTGGAGGACCAATTGGAGAAGCTGTAGATTTTACGGTTGAGATGATGGAGAGAGGATTTGTTCCGGAATTCTCATCATTTGTATTTCTGGCTGAAGGACTTTGTGCTTTATCCATGGAGGACACCCTAATTAAGCTTGTTGATATGGTCATGGAGAAAGCTGGCTCCTCAGACAGCGAAGTTTCCATGATAAGGGGTTTTCTCAGGATCCGTAAATTTCAAGATGCATTGGCTACTCTTGGTAATATCTTAGATAGGCAACAGCCCAGAAAAGCCTACAGGTTAAGATGA